A section of the Bacteroidales bacterium genome encodes:
- a CDS encoding VOC family protein — protein MKKLVSWVEIPAVDFKRAVDFYNNILQIDLEVIDCGEEKMACFPTGEGAISYAQGFKPSKNGLLVSLNTENDLGGTIIRVEKNGGEIVQPKTKIQAEGRGYFAIFIDCEGNKIGLYGDE, from the coding sequence ATGAAAAAGTTAGTTTCTTGGGTAGAGATACCCGCAGTAGATTTCAAAAGAGCAGTTGATTTTTACAATAATATCTTGCAAATTGATTTGGAAGTTATTGATTGTGGAGAGGAAAAAATGGCGTGCTTTCCAACTGGAGAAGGTGCCATTTCTTATGCACAAGGATTTAAACCTTCAAAAAATGGCTTGCTCGTAAGTCTAAATACTGAAAACGATTTAGGCGGAACAATTATCAGGGTTGAGAAAAATGGAGGAGAAATAGTTCAGCCAAAAACTAAAATTCAAGCAGAAGGACGTGGATATTTTGCAATATTTATTGATTGTGAAGGAAATAAAATCGGGCTTTATGGCGATGAATAA
- a CDS encoding AraC family transcriptional regulator, which yields MSFQISAPSNFLSPYVKQYWAIENCIQPGESHIQRIVPTGLVELFFYFGNKPKAVNKNRRLLDNTLISGQQKEHYDIVVTGNLSTFSVTLLPQGAMMFFDLPLIELYDQTIPLQYLQKDAIDKVESDLFESKTFSEKVFVIENFLAQKFLKNYREYDAARINGSIRLINQTNGIVSINTLASRACLSRKQYERIFGDSVGISPKRFLRIIRFQNAIFRKQLNSKIRLTDLAYDCGYYDQSHMINDFKYLSGMTPKQYFSDCEPYSDYFK from the coding sequence ATGAGTTTCCAAATCTCTGCTCCATCTAATTTTTTATCTCCTTATGTGAAACAATATTGGGCAATAGAAAATTGTATTCAGCCCGGGGAATCACATATTCAGCGAATAGTTCCCACTGGATTAGTGGAACTATTTTTCTATTTTGGTAACAAACCAAAAGCAGTTAATAAAAACAGACGTTTACTTGATAACACATTGATAAGTGGTCAGCAAAAGGAACATTATGACATTGTAGTTACAGGAAATTTATCAACGTTTTCAGTAACACTCCTACCACAAGGAGCAATGATGTTTTTCGATTTGCCTTTAATTGAACTATATGACCAGACTATTCCACTCCAATATTTGCAAAAAGATGCAATTGATAAAGTTGAGTCAGATTTGTTTGAATCAAAAACATTCTCAGAGAAAGTTTTTGTAATTGAGAATTTTTTAGCTCAGAAATTTTTGAAAAATTACAGAGAATATGATGCTGCTCGAATAAATGGTAGTATTAGGTTGATAAATCAAACAAATGGGATAGTAAGTATAAACACTTTAGCTTCCCGTGCTTGCCTGAGTAGAAAGCAATACGAAAGAATCTTTGGAGATTCCGTTGGCATTTCACCAAAACGTTTTTTGCGAATTATTAGATTCCAAAATGCAATTTTTCGAAAGCAATTAAATAGCAAAATCCGTCTGACAGACTTAGCCTATGATTGTGGATATTACGACCAATCTCATATGATAAACGATTTTAAATATTTATCAGGTATGACTCCGAAGCAATATTTCTCGGATTGTGAACCATATTCGGATTATTTTAAATAA
- a CDS encoding endonuclease: MKASNFHLKLLLLPIFFLFLIQSVLSQTPPPDLNGEALRTWLKQNYYDGNHTQLGYDNARMRMYNYIDNHNNTITGVYSGFQVSWTYGGTGTNPTPINCEHTVPQSFFNYDEPMKSDIHHLFPSYLNWNSTRSNHPFADIDDNVTIKWMYLDQSQTTIPTNNIDLYSEYANSTFEPREDHKGNLARGIFYFYTMYPTQAGDISSVADINTLYQWHMDDPVDASEISRNDAIQTYQGDRNPYIDQPDLVARAWDLTPVTVPSAPTLQLNATVSSLDLNWNDVTVEDGYKLYRSDNGVSYFLMVDLVANVTGYQDNNVSTGITYYYYIIAYNGEGNSDNSNVVSGQLQSGSGIAADLILSEYVEGSSYNKAIEIANFTGDVVDLTNYSIMKQTNGAGDWASELSLSGTLADGEVYVIVNSQADSELASLADMLTGSHALTFNGNDPVGLFKNSQLIDVLGTFNNKKNYAKDITLVRNSSVNTPNTTYTVAEWDTYAQNTFTNLGSHTMNGGAIVDTEAPSIPNGLGSSDVTETTFTLSWNASTDNVAVTAYDVYQDGSWIGSSANTSYNISGLSAWTTYSMTVKAKDAAGNVSAASSALNVTTADTHAPSVPDGLIASNITETTFTLEWNTSTDNVSVSGYDIYQNGSFIGSSSTISYSITGLSAETTYSMTVKAKDAAGNTSSASTILNVTTDDTPSGLASDLIISEYIEGSSYNKALEIANFTGAAVDLANYSIMKQTNGAGSWASELTLSGTLADGEVYVIVNSQAGSTLSSAADLITGSQALTFNGNDPVGLFKNSILIDILGTFNSSAIFAQDVTLVRKSTVTSPASTYNINEWDSYGQNTFSYIGSHTMGGGSSPTDPVVLVNTDFESGFDIWTDGGGDCALYTRSTYASQGSKAANIQDNSSTSSSFYLTNGIDIHTPDYTELTIEFSFMSISMETGENFFFEYYDGSVWNIIASFSRGTDFENNIFYAVTVPIYETDYNFPTDMNLRFRCDASDNKDDIYIDEIKVIATTGSTLKIASIASGYSLKSLNRSVTPAIEDLELDMKLYPIPAVTSATLEVLFEEDIGDIQIQVVDLQGRVVFSDKRTVLNNFMQLDLNVSDYKNGIYMVIINSSHFNYSKKLIVR; this comes from the coding sequence ATGAAAGCTTCAAATTTCCACCTTAAATTACTGCTTTTACCTATTTTTTTCTTGTTCCTTATTCAGTCCGTACTTTCACAAACGCCACCTCCTGATCTTAATGGAGAAGCCTTGCGTACATGGCTGAAGCAAAATTATTACGATGGCAATCATACTCAATTAGGATATGATAATGCGCGTATGCGTATGTATAACTATATTGATAATCACAATAATACCATTACAGGTGTTTATTCCGGCTTTCAAGTTAGCTGGACATATGGAGGAACAGGCACAAATCCTACTCCAATTAATTGTGAGCATACGGTTCCTCAGAGCTTTTTTAATTACGATGAACCAATGAAATCGGATATTCATCATTTATTTCCTTCATATCTAAATTGGAACAGTACCCGCTCAAATCATCCATTTGCCGATATTGACGATAATGTAACCATAAAATGGATGTATCTTGATCAATCACAAACAACAATTCCAACAAATAACATAGATTTATACAGCGAATATGCCAATTCAACTTTCGAGCCTCGCGAAGATCACAAAGGGAATTTAGCTCGTGGGATTTTCTATTTTTATACTATGTATCCTACGCAAGCCGGTGATATTAGTAGTGTTGCAGATATTAACACCTTATATCAATGGCACATGGATGATCCTGTTGATGCCTCAGAAATTTCCAGAAATGACGCTATTCAAACATATCAGGGCGACAGAAACCCTTACATTGACCAACCCGATTTAGTTGCAAGAGCATGGGATCTAACTCCGGTAACAGTACCTTCTGCTCCAACACTACAATTGAATGCTACAGTATCTTCTCTTGATTTAAACTGGAACGATGTTACTGTTGAAGACGGCTACAAATTATACCGCTCAGATAATGGAGTCAGTTATTTTTTAATGGTTGACCTTGTTGCAAATGTTACAGGTTATCAGGACAATAACGTATCAACAGGTATTACTTACTATTATTATATTATTGCATACAACGGAGAAGGTAACAGCGATAATAGTAATGTTGTAAGTGGACAATTACAAAGCGGTTCAGGAATTGCGGCAGATTTAATTCTCTCAGAATATGTTGAAGGTTCATCCTATAATAAAGCAATAGAAATTGCAAACTTTACAGGTGATGTTGTTGACCTTACAAATTATTCAATTATGAAACAAACCAATGGTGCTGGTGATTGGGCTTCTGAATTAAGCTTAAGCGGAACATTAGCAGACGGTGAGGTTTATGTAATTGTTAATTCACAGGCAGATAGCGAATTGGCTTCTTTGGCTGATATGTTAACAGGTTCACATGCATTAACTTTCAATGGAAATGATCCGGTTGGTTTGTTTAAAAACAGCCAATTAATAGATGTACTTGGTACGTTCAACAATAAAAAAAATTATGCCAAAGACATTACTTTAGTACGTAATTCATCAGTTAATACTCCAAATACCACTTATACGGTTGCTGAATGGGATACATATGCACAAAACACATTTACAAACCTTGGAAGCCATACAATGAACGGCGGAGCAATTGTTGATACTGAAGCACCTTCAATACCTAACGGCTTAGGCTCATCAGATGTTACTGAAACTACATTTACTCTTTCGTGGAACGCTTCAACGGATAATGTTGCAGTTACTGCTTATGATGTGTACCAGGATGGTTCATGGATTGGTTCTTCTGCAAACACTTCTTACAATATTTCAGGATTATCTGCATGGACTACTTATTCTATGACAGTAAAAGCAAAAGACGCAGCAGGAAATGTTTCGGCTGCAAGTTCTGCTTTAAATGTAACCACTGCCGACACTCATGCTCCTTCTGTACCAGATGGATTGATAGCATCTAATATTACTGAAACTACATTCACTCTTGAATGGAATACTTCAACCGATAATGTTTCTGTAAGTGGATATGATATCTATCAGAATGGTTCGTTCATCGGTTCATCTTCAACCATTTCCTACAGTATTACTGGTTTGTCTGCCGAAACAACTTACTCTATGACTGTAAAAGCAAAAGATGCAGCAGGAAATACATCTTCAGCAAGTACTATACTTAATGTTACTACTGATGATACTCCTTCCGGTCTTGCAAGCGATCTTATCATTTCAGAATATATTGAAGGTTCATCTTATAATAAAGCACTGGAAATTGCCAACTTCACAGGTGCAGCAGTTGATCTTGCAAATTATTCCATAATGAAACAAACCAATGGTGCAGGCAGTTGGGCAAGCGAATTGACATTAAGCGGCACATTGGCTGATGGAGAAGTATATGTTATTGTTAATTCACAAGCCGGAAGCACACTTTCTTCTGCAGCAGATTTAATAACAGGTTCACAAGCTTTGACCTTTAACGGTAATGATCCGGTTGGATTATTTAAAAACAGCATTTTAATAGACATTCTTGGAACATTTAACAGTTCTGCTATTTTTGCCCAGGATGTTACTTTAGTACGTAAATCTACTGTTACATCTCCAGCTTCAACCTATAATATTAATGAGTGGGATTCTTATGGACAGAACACATTTTCTTACATCGGAAGCCACACAATGGGTGGTGGTTCTTCACCAACAGATCCGGTTGTTTTAGTTAATACTGATTTTGAAAGCGGATTTGATATCTGGACTGATGGAGGAGGAGACTGTGCACTCTATACCAGAAGCACATATGCATCGCAAGGTAGTAAAGCAGCAAACATTCAGGATAACTCCAGCACTTCTTCGTCATTCTATTTAACAAATGGCATTGATATACATACTCCTGATTATACTGAATTAACTATAGAATTTAGTTTTATGTCTATTAGTATGGAAACAGGAGAAAATTTCTTCTTTGAATACTATGATGGTTCAGTATGGAATATTATTGCTTCATTTTCTCGTGGTACCGATTTTGAAAATAATATATTTTATGCTGTTACTGTCCCAATTTATGAAACTGATTATAATTTCCCGACAGATATGAATCTTCGTTTCCGTTGTGATGCCAGCGATAACAAAGATGATATTTATATTGATGAAATCAAAGTAATTGCAACAACTGGTTCCACATTGAAGATTGCCTCAATTGCAAGTGGATACAGCCTAAAATCATTGAACAGGTCAGTTACGCCAGCAATTGAAGACCTTGAATTAGATATGAAACTTTATCCTATACCGGCTGTAACTTCAGCTACCTTAGAAGTATTATTTGAAGAAGACATTGGTGATATTCAAATACAGGTAGTTGACCTACAAGGCAGAGTTGTATTTAGCGATAAAAGAACTGTATTAAATAATTTTATGCAGCTTGATTTGAACGTATCAGATTATAAGAATGGTATTTATATGGTTATTATCAATAGTTCACATTTTAACTATAGCAAGAAGTTGATTGTTCGCTAA
- a CDS encoding TetR/AcrR family transcriptional regulator codes for MGISERKEREKEQRKNDIIDAAEKIFFKKGINNSTMDEVAKEAELSKGTLYLYFKSKEEIHFELKSRALNILNKMFKESISENKTGFENCMEIGKAYVNFVNKYSNYYKVIVHFETNDCSVCSFREKCESFFKEDNPLHFFIQVIDKGIKDSSIRNDIPAKVLAQTLWAQMTGILQFISTKQKILEFTDVRTEEIVNSQFEIIKNGIRKKEG; via the coding sequence ATGGGTATATCAGAACGCAAAGAACGTGAAAAAGAGCAGCGAAAAAACGACATAATTGATGCTGCCGAAAAAATATTCTTTAAAAAAGGAATAAATAATTCAACAATGGATGAAGTTGCTAAGGAAGCAGAACTTAGCAAAGGTACTCTTTATTTATATTTTAAAAGTAAAGAGGAAATTCATTTTGAACTTAAATCAAGAGCCCTAAATATTCTAAATAAAATGTTTAAAGAATCTATTTCTGAAAACAAAACCGGTTTTGAAAATTGTATGGAAATTGGAAAAGCTTATGTAAATTTTGTGAATAAATACAGTAATTATTATAAAGTAATAGTGCATTTTGAAACCAATGATTGTAGTGTTTGCAGCTTTAGAGAAAAATGTGAGAGCTTTTTTAAAGAAGACAATCCCTTACATTTTTTTATACAAGTAATTGATAAAGGCATAAAAGATAGTTCAATAAGAAATGATATTCCTGCAAAAGTTTTGGCACAAACTCTTTGGGCACAAATGACAGGAATTCTTCAATTTATTTCAACTAAACAAAAAATATTAGAATTTACAGATGTAAGAACCGAAGAAATAGTTAATAGCCAGTTTGAAATTATTAAAAACGGTATTAGAAAAAAAGAAGGCTAA
- a CDS encoding SDR family oxidoreductase, translating into MTQNKTALITGASSGIGYEFAKLLAKDNYNLILVARSEEKLNYLKNYSEAEYKISVKVIVKDLSKIASVDEIYNELVRKKIYIDILINNAGFGNFGKFSETNWQTEAEMIQLNILALTHLTKLFLKGMIERKRGKILNVASTGSFQPCPLMAVYGATKAYVLSFSEAIANELKGTGITVTALCPGPTETNFFKVGKFEESKIVKNKKLPSAEDVAKYGYNAMNKSKTVAIHGLMNKTLAFLVGFAPRNLVTNVSRKKIN; encoded by the coding sequence ATGACACAAAACAAAACAGCTTTAATAACAGGTGCTTCAAGCGGAATTGGTTATGAATTTGCAAAATTACTCGCAAAGGATAACTATAATTTAATTTTGGTAGCAAGAAGCGAAGAAAAACTTAACTATTTGAAAAACTATTCAGAAGCTGAATATAAAATTTCTGTTAAAGTAATTGTTAAAGACTTATCAAAAATTGCGTCGGTTGATGAAATCTATAATGAACTTGTAAGAAAAAAAATTTATATTGATATTTTAATAAATAATGCAGGCTTTGGAAATTTTGGGAAATTTTCTGAAACAAACTGGCAAACCGAAGCAGAAATGATACAGTTAAATATTTTGGCTCTTACACATTTAACAAAACTCTTTTTAAAAGGCATGATTGAACGAAAAAGAGGAAAAATTTTAAATGTTGCTTCAACCGGTTCTTTTCAACCTTGTCCGTTAATGGCTGTTTATGGTGCAACAAAAGCTTATGTATTATCATTTTCAGAGGCAATTGCAAATGAACTTAAAGGAACAGGAATTACAGTAACAGCATTGTGCCCGGGACCAACTGAAACAAATTTTTTTAAAGTCGGGAAATTTGAAGAATCAAAAATAGTAAAAAACAAAAAACTTCCTTCTGCTGAGGATGTTGCAAAATATGGCTACAATGCTATGAATAAATCAAAAACTGTTGCGATTCATGGATTAATGAACAAAACACTTGCTTTTTTAGTCGGATTTGCACCAAGAAATTTAGTTACTAATGTTAGTCGTAAAAAAATTAATTAG